CGGATCTCCGGATTGGCGTCGGTCAAAGCCTTGACCAGGCTGCTCTTGCCCGCACCCGATGGGGCGGAAATGATGTACAGGGTGCCGGTGCTGTGGGTCATGTCGGTTTTGCCTTACTCAATATTCTGCACTTGTTCGCGCATCTGCTCGATCAACACCTTGAGGTTGACCGCAGCCTGGGTGCTGCGCGGGTCGAAGGCTTTGGAGCCCAGTGTGTTGGCTTCGCGGTTGAGTTCCTGCATCAGGAAGTCCAGGCGTCGCCCGGCTGCGCCACCGGACTTGAGCACCCGGCGAACTTCAATGATGTGAGTGCTCAGGCGATCCAGTTCTTCGGCGACGTCGCTTTTCTGAGCGAGCATGACCATTTCCTGTTCCAGGCGCTGCGGATCCATTTCGGCCTTCATATCGGCAAATCGATCGAGAACCTTCTGGCGCTGGGTGCCGAGCATTTGCGGAACGAGTTCGCGCAGGGTGACCACGTCTTCTTCAATCGACGTCAAGCGATCGTTGATCAGGCGAGCCAGCTCCGCGCCTTCTCGCTCACGGCCGGCCTTGAGTTCTTTCAAACCCTGGTTGAACAGTGCCAGCGCTTCGGCATTCAAGGCTTGCGGATCGGTTGCGTCACCCACCAGCACGCCGGGCCAGGCCAGGACTTCGAGGGGATTCAGTGCAGCCGGATTCTTGATCAGGCTGGCGATCGTCTCGGCGGCCGCGACCAATTGTGCAGCACGCGCCTGATCCACTTGCAGCGCTTTGCCTGTGTTTTCTTCGGTGAAGCGCAGCGTGCATTCGAGCTTGCCCCGGGACACGCCCTGACGCAGCGCTTCGCGGACGGCGCCTTCGAGGTCACGAAAGGACTCAGGCAGACGCAAGTGGGGTTCCAGGTAGCGGCTGTTGACCGAACGCAGCTCCCAGCTCAGGGTGCCCTGAACGCCGGCTTTTTCGACGCGGGCAAAGGCGGTCATGCTGTGCACCATGGCGGTACCTCGCAATGCAGATCGGCCCGGAATTAAGGTTCCGGCATTCCGATATCAATGAATTAAAGCCGATAGGCAGCAAAGGCGCAGGATTGTAGCGCAGTGGCGCGGATGCGCCCAAACACACGGTGTGACAAACGGCTGCAGGTCGTCGACGACGGGCTGTTCAGAGCCTTCGGTCGTCGGAGGATTTTTTTAGAAGTGCCCAGCCGTGGCTGGCGGCTCTATAATGCTCCGCAGTTTTCCGTCCCCGTACAGGTATCCCTTATGAAACGTCCAAGTGGTCGCGCTGCCGATCAGCTCCGCTCGATCCGCATTACCCGCAACTACACCAAACACGCCGAGGGATCTGTACTGGTCGAGTTCGGTGACACCAAAGTCATCTGCACCGTCAGCGTCGAAAACGGTGTGCCGCGCTTTCTCAAAGGCCAGGGCCAAGGCTGGTTGACCGCCGAATACGGCATGCTGCCGCGCGCCACTGGCGAGCGCAACCAGCGTGAAGCGAGTCGCGGCAAGCAAGGCGGCCGCACCCTGGAAATCCAGCGTCTGATCGGTCGTTCGCTGCGTGCATCCCTCGACATGTCGAAGCTCGGCGACGTCACCCTGTACGTCGATTGCGACGTGATCCAGGCTGACGGCGGCACCCGCACCGCATCGATTACCGGCGCTATGGTTGCGCTGGTCGATGCCTTGAAAGTGATCAAGAAGCGCGGCGGCCTGAAAGGCGGCGACCCGCTCAAGCAGATGATCGCTGCCGTTTCGGTGGGCATGTATCAAGGTGAGCCGGTGCTCGACCTCGACTACCTGGAAGACTCGGCTGCCGAGACCGACCTGAACGTTGTGATGACCAGCACTGGTGGCTTCATCGAAGTCCAAGGCACTGCCGAAGGCGCGCCGTTCCAGCCGGAAGAGCTGAACGCCATGCTTGAGCTGGCGAAAAAAGGCATGAACGAAATCTTCGATCTGCAGAAAGCCGCACTGGCTGACTGATTGATTCGACGTCTGGCAAGGAGAGCGCCATGAGTGATGAGCAACAACTGCTGCCCACCCCGAGCCCCGAGGCTCGACAGTGGGCGATGTTTTGCCACCTCTCGGCGTTTCTCGGCGTCTGGTTGCCCTTCGGTCACCTGATCGGGCCGCTGATACTCTGGCAGTGGAAGCGTGAAACCGACCCGTTCATCGATGCCCAAGGCAGGGAAGCGCTGAACTTTCAAATCACCGTGGCCCTGGTCTCGGGCATTTGTTACTTGCTGATGCTGGTTCTGATCGGTTTTGCGCTGTTGCCGTTGGTGCTGATCGGGGCGATGGTGCTGTCCATCATTGCCGGGCTAAAGGCCAATGACGGGTTGCCGTACCGTTATCCGTTCACCTGGCGGTTGATCAAATAGCGATCAATCTACTCGTAGGAGCCAGCAAGCCGCTCCTACAGAAAGCTGATCACTACGCACGAAAAAGCCGACCCTGAAGTCGGCTTTTTCGTATCTGCGAAACGACGCTTAGATTGTCAGCGTCCAGTCGTAGTCCACGATCAACGGCGCATGCTGCGAGAACCGTGGCTGACGTGGCAGGCGTGCGCTCCGTACAAAACGGCGCAACCCTGGCGTCAGAATCTGGTAATCGAAGCGCCAGCCGAGATTGAGCATCTCGGCCTGCTCGTTATCCGGCCACCAGCTGTACTGATCGCCTTCGCGACTGACTTCGCGCAGGGCATCGACATAACCCATATTGCCGACAATCTCGTCCATCCAGGTACGTTCAGGTGCCAGGAAGCCCGGGGATTGCTGGCTGTCGCGCCAGTTCTTGATATCCAGCTTCTGTTGCGCGACGTACAGCGAGCCACAATAAATGTACTCGCGACGTTTGCGCCGCTGTTTATCCAGATAACGGGCGAAGTCGTCCATTAGCTTGAACTTCTGGTTCAAGTCTTCATCGCCGTTCTGCCCCGAAGGGAGCAGCAAGGTCGCGATGCTGACCTTGTCGAAATCGGCTTGCAGGTAGCGCCCGTAGCGGTCGGCCGTCTCGAAACCGAGACCGCTGATGACAGCCTTCGGTTGCAGCCGCGAATACAAAGCCACGCCACCTTGGGCGGGAACTTCGGCATCGCAGGCATAAAGGAAGTATCCATCCAGTTGGAAGGCTGGATCGTCCAGTTCAAAGGCGGAGGCGCGGGTGTCCTGCAGGCAGATGACGTCGGCATTCTGTGCTTGCAGCCAACTGAGCAAACCACGCTCGACTGCAGCCTGAATACCATTGACGTTCACACTGATGATCCGCATAAATGGCCCCAAAAATCGCGTGCGTGTATGATACACGGCGTCAAGCTAATTAGCTAAATCCGTGGTATTTGGGGTTTTTTTCATGCAAGCGTATCAGCGCGATTTCATTCGTTTTGCCATCGATCGCGGCGTTTTGCGCTTCGGTGAGTTCACCCTGAAGTCCGGGCGCACCAGTCCATACTTCTTCAACGCCGGCCTGTTCAACTCGGGTTCCGCCCTGGCGCAGCTGGGGCGTTTCTACGCCGCAGCCATTGCCGAGAGCGGCATTTCGTTCGATGTGCTGTTCGGTCCGGCCTACAAGGGCATCCCTTTGGCGGCCACTACCGCCGTAGCGTTGGCCGAACATCACAACCGTGACCTGCCATGGTGCTTCAACCGCAAGGAAGCCAAGGCCCACGGCGAAGGCGGCAGCCTGGTAGGCGCTCCGTTGACCGGTGAAGTGTTGATCATCGACGACGTGATCACGGCGGGCACCGCCATTCGCGAAGTGATGCAGATCATCGCTTCCCAGGACGGCGCCAAGGCTGCAGGCGTGCTGATCGCCCTGAACCGCCAAGAGCGCGGCAATGGCGAATTGTCGGCGATCCAGGAAGTGGAACGCGACTTCGGCATTCCGGTGATCAGCATCGTTTCGCTGAACCAGGTGCTGGAATTCCTCGCAGACGATCCGCAGCTCAAGCAACATCTGCCGGCGGTTGAAGCCTACCGCGCCCAATTCGGCGTTTAACCTCTATTTCCTGTGGGGAGCTTGTGTGGTGAGGGAGCAAGCTCCCTCGCCACAAAAAAGCAGCTCTCCTTAGGGAGAACGGTGCAAAAAAAGACCCCGCTCAGCCAGGCTGAGCGGGGTCTTTTAGTACGCGCTATCGCTTAGTGACGCTTGCGGTTGCTGATCAGCGTGCCCACACCGGTATCGGTGAAGATTTCCAGCAGGATCGCGTTCGGTACGCGACCGTCGATAATCAGCGAGCTGCCCACGCCGCCCTGAACCGCTTCCAGCGCGCAACGGATCTTCGGCAGCATGCCGCCGTAGATCGTGCCGTCGGCGATCAGGTCGTCGACTTGCTGAGTGGTCAGGCCAGTCAGGACCGTGCCCGACTTGTCCATCAGGCCGGCAATGTTGGTGAGTAGCATCAACTTCTCGGCTTTCAGCGCTTCGGCGACTTTACCGGCCACCAAGTCAGCGTTGATGTTGTACGACTCACCGTTGGCGCCGACGCCGATTGGCGCGATCACCGGAATGAAATCGCCTTTGACCAGCAGGTTCAGCAAGTCGGTGTTGATACCGACCACTTCGCCAACGTGGCCGATGTCGATGATTTCCGGTTGCGTCATTTCCGGTGTCTGGCGGGTGACGGTGAGTTTTTTCGCACGAATCAGCTCAGCGTCTTTACCGGTCAGGCCGATGGCGCTGCCGCCGTGACGGTTGATCAGGTTCACGATGTCCTTGTTGACCTGACCGCCAAGCACCATTTCCACCACGTCCATGGTCGCGGCGTCGGTGACGCGCATGCCATCGACAAAATGGCTCTCGATCGACAGCCGCTTGAGCAGATCCCCGATTTGCGGGCCACCGCCGTGAACGACCACCGGGTTGATGCCTACGGCTTTCATCAGCACGATGTCGCGGGCGAAGCCGGTTTTCAGCTCCTCGCTTTCCATCGCGTTGCCGCCGTATTTGATCACCAGCGTCTTGCCGACATAGCGGCGAATGTAAGGCAGCGCTTCGGACAGGACCTTGGCGGTATTGGCGGCGGCATCGCGTTCGAGGGTCATTCAGGGCTCCGGGTGAATCAGAACGGTAGTTGGAGATCAGGTGCAACACGCTTCAACTGGACGCTGAAAACGTCCTTGATGCGCTGCAGTTCAGCCTCGTCATCGGCCTCGAAACGCAACACCAGCACCGGTGTGGTGTTGGAGGCGCGAACCAGGCCCCAGCCTTTGGCATAGTCGACTCGCACGCCGTCAATGGTGGTCAGGTCGGCGCCTTCGCCCCACTTCGCATCGTGCAGTGCATCAATGATGCTGAATTTGCTCTCTTCGGTCACATGGATATTGATTTCTGGCGTAGAAATATCGTTTGGGAAGGTCGCAAACAGCTCTTCCGCCGAAGATTTTTCCTTGCTGAGGATTTCCAGCAACCGCGCGGCGCTGTAGATGCCGTCGTCGAAACCGAACCAGCGCTCCTTGAAGAAGATGTGGCCGCTCATTTCGCCGGCCAACAGGGCGCCGGATTGTTTCATCTTCTTTTTGATCAACGAATGACCAGTCTTCCACATTAGCGGACGACCACCGTATTCCTTGATCAGCGGGATCAGGCGACGGGTGCATTTGACGTCGAAGATGATTTCCGCGTCCGGATTACGCGCCACCACGTCGCGGGCGAACAGCATCAGCAGGCGATCCGGGAAGACGATGCTGCCGGTGTTGGTCACCACGCCGACACGGTCGCCGTCGCCGTCGAAGGCCAGACCGATATCAGCGTTGGTTTCCTTGACCTTGGCGATCAGGTCGATGAGGTTTTCAGGCTTGCCCGGATCCGGGTGGTGGTTCGGGAAGTTGCCGTCGACTTCGCAGAACAGCGGGATGACTTCGCAGTTCAGCGCTTCGATCAGTTGCGGGGCGATCACGCCGGCGGCGCCATTACCGCAGTCCACGACAACTTTGAGGCGACGGGCCAGTTTGATGTCCTGGACGATTTCGGAGGTATAGCGGTCGAGGATTTCTACTTTGGTAATGCTGCCCTTGCCGCTGCTCAGGTTGTTGGTCTTGAGTCGGTCATGCAGGGCCTGAATCTGTTCGTTGGCCAAGGTGTCGCCAGCGATGACGATCTTGAAGCCGTTGTAGTTCGACGGGTTGTGGCTGCCGGTCAGCATCACGCCGGATTTGCCGGCCAGGATGTTGGCGGCGTAATACAGCGCCGGAGTCGGTACCAGGCCTACGTCGCTGACGTGGCAGCCGCTATCGGCCAGGCCTTGAATCAGTTGTTCCACCAACTCCGGGCCGGACAGGCGACCGTCACGGCCAACGGATACGTTTGGTTCATCCTGAGCCAGACTTTGGGCACCAATGGCGCGACCGAGCCAGTAAGCCGTTTCTGCGTTCAGAAATTCCGGGACGGTGCCGCGAATGTCGTAGGCGCGGAAAATGCTGTCAGGGAACTTGGGGGCAATTTTGCTCGGGGTGTTCATCGGGGGGAATACTCCATCTCGAAAGTGGCTGGACCTGTCTGCGATTTGCCCGGCAGGCTCAAACTGAAGGGTATGACGGCGTTTTCAACAGAGAGTTCGTGGTGCGAAAAGGCCACCCCAGCAATGTCAGCAGTTTTTTGACCGGTCAATACCTCGATTTTGTGGCGAGAGAGCTTGCCCCTGCTTGAGTGCGAAGCGCTCACAAAATTAGTGGGGCCGCTGCGCAGCCCAGCGGGAGCAAGCTCCCTCGCCACAATGAATCTCTATCGAATCAACGGGTGCCGGTATGGCCGAAACCGCCAGTGCCGCGCTCGGTTTCGACAAATTCTTCAACCATTTCGAAGTGAGCCTGCACGACGGGCACCAGCACCAGCTGCGCCAGGCGCTCACCAACCGGCATGGTGAATTCGGTCTGGCCACGGTTCCAGCAGGAAACCATCAACGGGCCCTGATAATCCGAGTCGATCAAGCCGACCAGGTTACCCAGCACGATGCCGTGCTTATGACCCATGCCGGAGCGCGGCAGAATCAGCGCCGCCAGGTTCGGATCGCCGATGTAAACAGACAGGCCGGTCGGGATCAGTACGGTTTCGCCCGGCTTAATGACGGTGTCCTTTTCCAGCATGGCGCGCAGATCGAGGCCGGCGGAGCCAGGCGTGGCGTACTGCGGCAGCGGAAATTCGGTACCGATGCGGGGGTCGAGGATCTTGGCTTGCAAAGCGTGCATGTAAATTAAACCTGGTTCAGACGTTCGGCGATAAAAGTGATCAGCTGGCGAGCAATCTTGCTCTTGCTGGTCTGGGCGAAAAGTGTGGCGTGAAGCTCGCGGTCGATCACGCTGCAGGCGTTCTCTTCGCTGTTGAAGCCAATGCTCGGGTTGGCGACGTCGTTGGCGACGATCAAATCGAGATTCTTGTCTTTCAACTTGCGGGCGGCGTAATCGAGCAGGTGTTCGGTTTCGGCGGCGAAACCAACACTGAACGGACGGTCGGGACGGGTGGCGATGCTGGCCAGGATATCCGGGTTGCGCACCATTTGTAGTAACAAGCCGTCACCGTTTGTAGGGTCTTTCTTGAGTTTCTGTGGTGCGACGACTTCCGGGCGGTAATCCGCAACCGCAGCCGAGGCGATGAACAGGTCGCACGGGATTGCGGACTCACACGCGGCGAGCATGTCGCGGGCGCTGACCACGTCGATGCGCGTGACACGATCCGGGGTTGGCAGGTGTACCGGGCCGCTGATCAGCGTGACGCGGGCGCCAGCCTCTATTGCGGCTTCGGCCAGGGCGAAGCCCATTTTGCCGGAGCTGTGGTTGGTGATGTAGCGCACCGGATCGATGTTTTCCTGGGTCGGGCCAGCGGTGATAACCACGTGCTTGCCGGTCAGGGCCTGACGCTTGAAACAATCGGCGGCGAGCTGTGCGAGGTCGGTGGCTTCGAGCATGCGCCCAAGACCTACATCGCCGCAGGCCTGGCTGCCGGAGGCTGGGCCGAAAACTTTCAGGTCACGGTTTTCGAGTGTTTGCAGGTTGGCCTGGGTGGCCGGGTCGCGCCACATCGCCTGGTTCATGGCCGGGGCAACGGCAACAACAGCGTCGGTGGCCAGTACCAGAGTGGTCAGCAAGTCATCGGCGATGCCTTGGGCCAGACGCGCGATCAGGTCCGCAGTGGCCGGGGCGATGAGTACCAGATCGGCCCATTTGGCCAATTCGATGTGCCCCATGGCGGCTTCGGCCGCAGGATCCAGCAAATCCAGGTGCACAGGGTGCCCGGACAGGGCTTGCATGGTCAGCGGGGTGATGAACTCGGCACCGCCACGGGTCATGACCACTCGCACTTCGGCGCCCTGGTCCATCAGCCGGCGGACCAGGTCGGCGCTCTTGTAGGCAGCGATGCCGCCGCCGACGCCCAGAACAATGCGTTTCCGATACAGCCGCTGCATAGGCCTGCCTTTCATTTCGTTGATGACTGCGTGGCGAAACCCCCTCCCCAGGAGTGAATTCGCCCGCAAAAAAGATGGGCTACGATATCACAGCGACCGCTACGGAACAGCGGCGCCCACAGACAGGGAGGTGCTATGAGTATTCGTGATTGGCCGGCGGCGGAGCGGCCGCGGGAGAAGTTGCTTGAAATGGGTTCGGCGAGTCTTTCCGATGCCGAATTGCTGGCGATTTTTCTACGAACCGGTGTGTCCGGCAAAAGTGCGGTGGACCTGGCACGGCATCTTCTGAACCAATTTGGCAGCCTGCGCTCGCTGCTGGAGGCAGATCAGTTGACGTTCAGCAGGCATTTGGGGCTGGGACCAGCGAAGTTCGCTCAATTGCAGGCTGTACTGGAGATGGGGCGGCGGCATCTGGCTGAACGCTTGCGCCACAAATCGGTGCTGGAAAACCCGCACGCGGTTCGTGAATACCTGAAGTCGATGCTGCGTCACGAGCCTCATGAGGTGTTCGGCTGTCTGTTTCTGGATTCCAGGCATCAGGTGCTGACGTTTGAGGCGCTGTTCCGCGGCTCCATTGATAACACGAGCGTGCATCCGCGCGAGGTGGTCAAGCGTGCGCTGGCGCATAACGCAGCGGCGTTGATCCTTTGTCACAACCACCCATCGGGCAATACCGATCCCAGTCAAGCCGACAGGGTGCTGACCAAGCGTCTGCAAAAGGCGCTTGAGCTGATCGATGTGCGGGTACTCGACCATTTCATCATCGGGGATGGCGATCCGTTGTCGATGGCGGAGTATGGGTGGATGTGATGCGGCTAACGCGAACGCCTTAGGAGCCGGCTTGCTGGCGATGGCGGCGTTTCAGTCAACTTATTCGGTGACTGGGCGGACGCTATCGCCAGCAAGCCGGCTCCTACGGGGGTTGTGTCGCGGCGGATTACTTGATGTTGACCTTCGAGTAATCCTGCCGGCCAAACGGGCTGACCGAATAACCCTCGACATCCTTGCGTGTCAGGGCGAACGCGGTCGGGTGGGCCAGTGGCAGCCATAGCGCTTGCTGCTGGATCTGCGCCTGAGCCTGCTCGTAGAGCTTGGTGCGCACACCTTGCTCGCCCGTGGTTTTGCCGGCGCTGATCAGCTTGTCCAGGTCCTGGTTGCAGTAGCGGGCGAAGTTGGTGCCGGATTTGACCGCGGCGCAGGAAAACTGCGGCGTGAGGAAGTTGTCCGGGTCACCGTTGTCACCGGCCCAGCCCATGAACAGCAGGTCGTGTTCGCCAGCTTTGGCACGACGGATCAGCTCGCCCCATTCAATGACGCGAATCTCGGCCTGAATGCCGATTTCAGCGAGGTCGGACTGAAGCAGTTGAGCGCCGAGACTCGGGTTCGGGTTCAGCAAGCTGCCTGACGGACGAGTCCATATCGTCGTCTGGAAACCGTCCTTGAGCCCGGCTTTAGCCATTAAAGCTTTGGCTTTCTCGACATCATGGGGATAGCCCGGCAGGTTTTTCGCGTAGCTCCAGGTGTTGGGTGGGTAAGGGCCGTTCGCCGCTTCGGCGGTGTCCTCGAACACGGCTTTGACGTAGTTGGCCTTGTCGAAGGCGAGGTTGATCGCCTGGCGGACTTCCGGTTTATCCAGCGGCGGATGCTGACTGTTGATGCCGACGAATGCGGTCATGAAGGCGTCAGTCTTTTCCACTTTCAGGGTCGGTTCTTTCAGCGCAGCTTGTACGTCCAGAGGCTTGGGCGACAGGGCGATCTGGCATTCGTTGCGGCGCAGCTTCTGCAAGCGCACGTTGGCGTCCGGGGTGATGGCGAAGATCAGCGGGTCCACTGACGGCTTGCCGCCGAAGTAGTCCGGGTTGGCTTTGTAACGGACCGAGGCGTCTTTCTGGAATCGGGTGAAGACGAACGGGCCAGTGCCGATGGGTTGGTTGTTAAGCTTCTCCGGGGTGCCAGCCTTGAGCAGTTTGTCGGCGTATTCAGCCGAGTAGATCGAGGCGAAACCCATGCTCAGGGTCGCGAGGAAGGTCGAGTCCGGATGATCTAATGTGAAGCGTATGGTCAGCGGGTCGAGAGCGTCGATCTTCTTTATCAGCGCCGGCAATTGCATCGATTGCGCATGCGGGAAACCGCTCTGGGCGACTTTGTGCCACGGGTTGGCCGGGTCGAGCATGCGGTCGAAGCTGAATTTGACGTCTTCGGCGGTCAACTCGCGGGTGGGAGTGAAATAGTCGGTGCGGTGAAATTTCACCTGCGGATGCAGCTTGAACACGTAGATCAACCCGTCGGGGCTGACTTCCCAACTGTCCGCGAGGCTGGCGACCACTTTGCCGCTGGCGGTATCGAAATCCACCAGGCGATTCATCAGCACATCGGCCGAGGCGTTGGTAGTGGTCAGCGAGTTGTATTGCACCACGTCGAACCCTTCCGGGCTGGCCTCGGTGCAGACGCTCAGGGCAGCGGCGAAGGCCTGTGGGCTCAGCAGAAGCGGGGCGAGCAACAGCGGTAGGGCAGCGAGGCGCATGGTCGGATTCCTTTACAGATCGAAGGCCCATCTGCAAGTGCAGTCTGGAAAAGGCTTACCCTAGTGGGCTCGATTGCAAATGACTATCCCCTTTTTCATTTTGAGGGGAGTATAGGCCACTGATTTGAGTGAGCCTTGATTGAGAAAACCCTGGGATCGGCGTGTTGAGCGTTTCTCTGCGACGAGTGGTCGAAATCGATGACAGCCTTTATCTAAAGCGCTTGGCGCCGGAAAAGTGGGGTTTTTATCCATTCAAGGCACAGCGAATGTTGTTGCTCTCCAGTCTTTCTGGTATAAAGCAGCGCTCTTTTCTAGGGGCCCGGTTCCTTCACTGTAGGTGTAGCCGGTAAGACCTCTAAAGAAACGCGGCGCCTGGCGCCAAATGACTGAGAGATTAAGCGGCCAACCCATGCCGGGTTGGGCATGTGGTTTTAGAGGGCTGAGGCATGTCTAGAGTATGTCAAGTTACCGGTAAGGGTCCGGTAACTGGGAATAACATTTCCCACGCAAACAACAAAACCCGTCGTCGTTTCCTGCCGAACCTGCAGCATCACCGCTTCTGGGTTGAAGAAGAGAAACGTTTCGTGCGTCTGCGCGTATCTGCCAAAGGCATGCGTATTATCGACAAGCGCGGCATCACTGCCGTTCTGGCCGAAATCCGCAAAGCCGGCAAGATCTAAGGGAGCTAATCATGCGTGAATTGATTCGTTTGATTTCGAGCGCCGGTACTGGTCACTTCTACACTACCGACAAGAACAAGCGTACTACCCCGGACAAAATCGAGATCAAGAAATTTGATCCGGTTGTTCGCAAGCACGTGATCTACAAAGAAGGCAAAATCAAGTAATTGATTTTTCCCTCTTACGAAAAAGGCCCGTATCGCGAGATACGGGCCTTTTTTGTTGCCTGGATTTTGTGGTGTCTGTCAGTACTTTTTCGAGAGCAAACCAACAGATCTCTGTAGACGCAATCTTGCTCGCGATGAGGCCAGTCCAGACAACCTAAAACCTCAGGCCTTCTGCTCAAACGCCACATAGATCTTGCGGCAAGGTTCCAGCACTTCCCAGGTGCCCCGGAACCCGGCGGGAATCACAAAGCGATCGCCCGCCCGCACGGTTTTGCTATTGCCGTCGTTGTCACGGAGCACGGATACACCCTGAACAATTTCGCAGTATTCATGTTCGGTGAAATTCACCAGCCATTGGCCGACAGCACCTTCCCAGACGCCAGCATTCAATTGACCGCAAGGGCTGTTGAAGTGGTTGTACACCACTTGTTCGGGATCACCCTTGAGGACTTTGGCCGGGTCTGGACGGTAGCGCTCGGCCTCGGTGGTGGCCTGGCTGAAGTCGACGATGTTTTGGATGCTCATTGTTGTAAATCCCCCGTGATTGCGACGCGAGTGGTTGAAAGTCCCAAAGTCTATGTTTATTAAAATGAACATCGCAAGGCCGTTTGCCGGCGTTATGTCAAATATATTGAAACTTCATGTGCGGCTGGTTTAGGGTGGCGGATGCCTTGGGCCGAAAAGCAGGCTGGCAGGGCAGAATTCCTGACAGCGCCCGCGAAGATCGCGGGTGTCGTATCAATAAGAGGAGGACACTCGCATGACCACCCTGACCCGTGCCGACTGGGAACAACGCGCCAAAGACCTGAAAATCGAAGGCCGCGCCTACATCAATGGCGAATACACCGACGCCGTCTCCGCCGAGACCTTCGAGTGCATCAGCCCTGTCGATGGTCGCCTGCTGGGCAAGATCGCCAGCTGTGATGCCGCCGATGCCCAGCGCGCTGTTGAAAACGCCCGCGCCACCTTCAATTCCGGCGTGTGGTCGCGCCTGGCGCCGACCAAACGCAAAGCCACCATGATTCGTTTTGCCGGCCTGCTGAAGCAGCACGCCGAAGAGCTGGCGCTGCTTGAAACCCTGGACATGGGCAAGCCGATCAGCGACTCCCTGTACATCGACGTTCCCGGCGCGGCGCAAGCCCTGAGCTGGAGCGGCGAAGCCATCGACAAGATCTACGACGAAGTGGCGGCTACCCCGCACGATCAACTGGGTCTCGTCACTCGCGAGCCGGTCGGCGTGGTTGGCGCCATCGTGCCGTGGAACTTCCCGCTGATGATGGCTTGCTGGAAACTCGGCCCGGCGCTGTCCACCGGTAACTCGGTGATCCTCAAGCCGTCGGAAAAATCGCCACTGACCGCCATCCGCATCGCGGCGCTAGCCGTCGAAGCCGGCATCCCGAAAGGCGTGCTCAACGTGCTGCCGGGTTACGGTCACACCGTCGGCAAGGCCCTGGCTCTGCATAACGATGTCGACACCCTGGTGTTCACCGGATCGACCAAGATCGCCAAGCAACTGCTGATTTACTCCGGCGAATCGAACATGAAGCGCGTCTGGCTCGAAGCCGGCGGTAAGAGCCCGAACATCGTGTTCGCCGATGCGCCGAACCTGCAAGAAGCTGCCGAGGCCGCTGCCGGTGCTAT
The Pseudomonas sp. MYb327 DNA segment above includes these coding regions:
- a CDS encoding YicC/YloC family endoribonuclease, whose protein sequence is MVHSMTAFARVEKAGVQGTLSWELRSVNSRYLEPHLRLPESFRDLEGAVREALRQGVSRGKLECTLRFTEENTGKALQVDQARAAQLVAAAETIASLIKNPAALNPLEVLAWPGVLVGDATDPQALNAEALALFNQGLKELKAGREREGAELARLINDRLTSIEEDVVTLRELVPQMLGTQRQKVLDRFADMKAEMDPQRLEQEMVMLAQKSDVAEELDRLSTHIIEVRRVLKSGGAAGRRLDFLMQELNREANTLGSKAFDPRSTQAAVNLKVLIEQMREQVQNIE
- the rph gene encoding ribonuclease PH encodes the protein MKRPSGRAADQLRSIRITRNYTKHAEGSVLVEFGDTKVICTVSVENGVPRFLKGQGQGWLTAEYGMLPRATGERNQREASRGKQGGRTLEIQRLIGRSLRASLDMSKLGDVTLYVDCDVIQADGGTRTASITGAMVALVDALKVIKKRGGLKGGDPLKQMIAAVSVGMYQGEPVLDLDYLEDSAAETDLNVVMTSTGGFIEVQGTAEGAPFQPEELNAMLELAKKGMNEIFDLQKAALAD
- a CDS encoding DUF4870 domain-containing protein, whose protein sequence is MSDEQQLLPTPSPEARQWAMFCHLSAFLGVWLPFGHLIGPLILWQWKRETDPFIDAQGREALNFQITVALVSGICYLLMLVLIGFALLPLVLIGAMVLSIIAGLKANDGLPYRYPFTWRLIK
- a CDS encoding exodeoxyribonuclease III; the protein is MRIISVNVNGIQAAVERGLLSWLQAQNADVICLQDTRASAFELDDPAFQLDGYFLYACDAEVPAQGGVALYSRLQPKAVISGLGFETADRYGRYLQADFDKVSIATLLLPSGQNGDEDLNQKFKLMDDFARYLDKQRRKRREYIYCGSLYVAQQKLDIKNWRDSQQSPGFLAPERTWMDEIVGNMGYVDALREVSREGDQYSWWPDNEQAEMLNLGWRFDYQILTPGLRRFVRSARLPRQPRFSQHAPLIVDYDWTLTI
- the pyrE gene encoding orotate phosphoribosyltransferase; translated protein: MQAYQRDFIRFAIDRGVLRFGEFTLKSGRTSPYFFNAGLFNSGSALAQLGRFYAAAIAESGISFDVLFGPAYKGIPLAATTAVALAEHHNRDLPWCFNRKEAKAHGEGGSLVGAPLTGEVLIIDDVITAGTAIREVMQIIASQDGAKAAGVLIALNRQERGNGELSAIQEVERDFGIPVISIVSLNQVLEFLADDPQLKQHLPAVEAYRAQFGV
- the argB gene encoding acetylglutamate kinase, whose amino-acid sequence is MTLERDAAANTAKVLSEALPYIRRYVGKTLVIKYGGNAMESEELKTGFARDIVLMKAVGINPVVVHGGGPQIGDLLKRLSIESHFVDGMRVTDAATMDVVEMVLGGQVNKDIVNLINRHGGSAIGLTGKDAELIRAKKLTVTRQTPEMTQPEIIDIGHVGEVVGINTDLLNLLVKGDFIPVIAPIGVGANGESYNINADLVAGKVAEALKAEKLMLLTNIAGLMDKSGTVLTGLTTQQVDDLIADGTIYGGMLPKIRCALEAVQGGVGSSLIIDGRVPNAILLEIFTDTGVGTLISNRKRH
- the dut gene encoding dUTP diphosphatase, with protein sequence MHALQAKILDPRIGTEFPLPQYATPGSAGLDLRAMLEKDTVIKPGETVLIPTGLSVYIGDPNLAALILPRSGMGHKHGIVLGNLVGLIDSDYQGPLMVSCWNRGQTEFTMPVGERLAQLVLVPVVQAHFEMVEEFVETERGTGGFGHTGTR
- the coaBC gene encoding bifunctional phosphopantothenoylcysteine decarboxylase/phosphopantothenate--cysteine ligase CoaBC — protein: MQRLYRKRIVLGVGGGIAAYKSADLVRRLMDQGAEVRVVMTRGGAEFITPLTMQALSGHPVHLDLLDPAAEAAMGHIELAKWADLVLIAPATADLIARLAQGIADDLLTTLVLATDAVVAVAPAMNQAMWRDPATQANLQTLENRDLKVFGPASGSQACGDVGLGRMLEATDLAQLAADCFKRQALTGKHVVITAGPTQENIDPVRYITNHSSGKMGFALAEAAIEAGARVTLISGPVHLPTPDRVTRIDVVSARDMLAACESAIPCDLFIASAAVADYRPEVVAPQKLKKDPTNGDGLLLQMVRNPDILASIATRPDRPFSVGFAAETEHLLDYAARKLKDKNLDLIVANDVANPSIGFNSEENACSVIDRELHATLFAQTSKSKIARQLITFIAERLNQV